In one Macrobrachium rosenbergii isolate ZJJX-2024 chromosome 53, ASM4041242v1, whole genome shotgun sequence genomic region, the following are encoded:
- the LOC136834388 gene encoding uncharacterized protein produces the protein MRKLWKLFIVLMFFGMMCVLLYVYESKRIPASLPKTKSLANLPRKKSPARLPRVKFPASLPRGKFPASLPSKKSPANLPREKFPTSLPSKKLPANLPREKLPASPPSKKSPANPPVEKFPASPPSKKSPTIPPREKFPASPPSKKSPANLPREKLPASPPSKKSPDNPPREKFPASPPSKKSPTNPPREKFPVSPPSKKSPDNPPREKLPVSPPSKKSPSNPPREKFPASPLSKKSPDNSPKEKFLASPPSKKSPANPPKEKFPASQPSKKSPANPPKEKIPPSPPSKKSPANPPKEKFPASPPSKKSPANLPREKFPTSPPSKRSPDSLPGEKFPASPSRKRSTSLPRKSPKSHLVPLRGIGDSFLPFKETYTSIEAAPQHFWFEKNMTKNAVSALDKGSLPLKKILFWNDVFGNKSFYFGFGQEPFIKAKCPVSSCFTTANRSLFSPEEVDAVIWHTRSDDQSLPSKRSPHTRYVFWSWESADNMFDNLQQFKNVFNWTFTYRLDSDIPNPYGAVYRRRVPKPLPVGKNYASGKTKLAAWFVSNCDTKSGRERLVKKLKNWINVDVYGHCGSRKCPWNSGKNGCYKKLERKYKFYFSFENTLCKNYATEKLFNVLRFNVVPVVYGFGNYTATLPPKSYIDALAFPTPENLASYLLYLDRNDTAYNEYFRWKAYHLLPAAWSSLAKPWCDLCKRLHEDQSGKVYDIYEWFIKGSQCMNYRMPKISRFIKNKAPLDSRHQVRQG, from the exons AACGAAGTCTCTTGCCAATCTGCCAAGAAAGAAGTCACCTGCCAGACTGCCAAGAGTGAAGTTCCCTGCCAGTCTGCCAAGAGGGAAGTTTCCTGCTAGTCTGCCTAGCAAGAAGTCACCTGCCAATCTGCCAAGAGAAAAGTTTCCCACTAGTCTGCCTAGCAAGAAGTTACCTGCCAATCTGCCAAGAGAGAAGCTCCCTGCTAGTCCTCCTAGCAAGAAGTCACCTGCCAATCCCCCAGTAGAGAAGTTTCCTGCTAGTCCACCTAGCAAGAAGTCACCTACCATTCCCCCAAGAGAGAAGTTTCCTGCTAGTCCACCTAGCAAGAAGTCACCTGCCAATCTGCCAAGAGAGAAGTTACCTGCTAGTCCACCTAGCAAGAAGTCACCTGACAATCCGCCAAGAGAGAAGTTTCCTGCTAGTCCACCTAGCAAGAAGTCACCTACCAATCCCCCAAGAGAGAAGTTTCCTGTTAGTCCACCTAGCAAGAAGTCACCGGACAATCCGCCAAGAGAGAAGCTTCCTGTTAGTCCTCCTAGCAAGAAGTCACCTTCCAATCCCCCAAGAGAGAAGTTTCCTGCTAGTCCACTTAGCAAGAAGTCACCTGACAATTCCCCAAAAGAGAAGTTTCTTGCTAGTCCTCCTAGCAAGAAATCACCCGCCAATCCCCCAAAAGAGAAGTTTCCTGCTAGTCAACCTAGCAAGAAATCACCTGCCAATCCCCCAAAAGAGAAGATTCCTCCTAGTCCACCTAGCAAGAAGTCACCTGCCAATCCCCCAAAAGAGAAGTTTCCTGCTAGTCCACCTAGCAAGAAGTCACCTGCCAATCTCCCAAGAGAGAAGTTTCCTACTAGTCCTCCTAGCAAGAGGTCACCTGACAGTCTGCCAGGAGAGAAGTTTCCTGCCAGTCCGTCTAGAAAGAGATCTaccagtctgccaaggaagtctCCCAAGAGTCATTTGGTGCCTCTGAGAGGGATTGGTGATTCATTTTTGCCCTTCAAGGaaacatatacaagcattgaAGCAGCACCACAACATTTTTGGTTTGAAAAGAATATGACCAAAAATGCTGTAAGTGCTTTAGACAAGGGAAGTCTGCCTCTCAAAAAAATACTCTTTTGGAACGAT GTTTTCGGCAACAAATCCTTCTACTTCGGTTTTGGTCAAGAGCCTTTCATCAAGGCAAAGTGTCCCGTCAGTTCTTGCTTCACGACGGCGAACCGCAGTTTGTTTTCCCCGGAGGAGGTTGATGCAGTGATCTGGCACACGAGGTCAGATGACCAGAGTCTCCCTTCCAAGAG GTCACCGCATACTAGATACGTGTTTTGGTCTTGGGAATCAGCCGACAATATGTTCGATAACCTACAACAATTCAAAAACGTGTTCAACTGGACGTTCACATACAGGCTAGACTCTGATATTCCTAATCC GTATGGCGCAGTGTACCGCCGTCGAGTGCCCAAGCCACTGCCTGTGGGGAAGAATTATGCCTCTGGGAAGACAAAGTTAGCGGCCTGGTTTGTCTCTAACTGCGACACCAAATCTGGCAGGGAAAG GTTAGTAAAAAAGCTCAAAAACTGGATTAACGTTGATGTGTACGGACATTGTGGTTCACGAAAATGTCCCTGGAACAGCGGCAAGAATGGTTGCTACAAGAAGCTTGAGCGGAAGTACAAGTTCTACTTCTCCTTTGAGAATACCCTCTGCAAGAATTATGCGACTGAGAAACTATTCAATGTCCTTCG ATTTAACGTTGTGCCAGTGGTGTATGGCTTTGGGAATTACACAGCGACATTGCCTCCTAAATCTTATATTGATGCTCTTGCCTTCCCAACTCCCGAGAATTTGGCAAGCTACCTTCTGTATTTAGACAGAAATGACACAGCATACAACGAATATTTTAG atgGAAAGCATATCACCTACTTCCAGCAGCATGGAGCTCGTTAGCGAAGCCGTGGTGTGACCTGTGCAAGAGACTTCATGAAGATCAGTCTGGAAAAGTCTATGATATATACGAGTGGTTCATCAAAGGTTCACAATGTATGAATTATCGGATGCCTAAGATATCAAGATTCATCAAGAATAAAGCACCCTTAGACTCAAGACACCAAGTTCGCCAAGGGTAG